One window of Novosphingobium sp. P6W genomic DNA carries:
- a CDS encoding glycosyltransferase family 4 protein: MIGRIVQINDLSDPKGGASKLAVQAACDLAARGHQVTFITGDAGDSRALADAGVEIVALGQQRLLAGSRAKAMVTGLWNRAAHTMVRDWIARHDTPATVYHLHGWSQILSPSVFGALDPVRERLVISAHDFFLACPNGAFAWLKSGEVCPHVPLSRACLSTPCDRDGSARKLWRSARQVVQRRAYRPRSSPPVLAIHEGMRDFLTRAGIPAGSIIALPNPVEPFSSRRIAAEHNREILFVGRLEETKGADLAAQAAARVGAELTVVGEGPLADRIRQIHPRARLMGRRSPAEIRDLAANARMLVMPSRYPEPFGLVAIEAAWSGLPVILAQTALLSDDLVASGAGIAVDPRNVDAFADAIRTILEDDALTRTMSEAAFIRTTSLALTPSAWIDRLDAIFDERFTMAAGDIPMALEQRLQANR, translated from the coding sequence ATGATCGGACGCATCGTCCAGATCAACGACCTCAGCGACCCCAAGGGCGGCGCCAGCAAACTCGCCGTCCAGGCCGCCTGCGATCTCGCCGCACGCGGACACCAGGTGACTTTCATTACCGGCGACGCGGGAGACAGCCGCGCCCTTGCCGACGCCGGCGTGGAGATCGTCGCCCTCGGCCAGCAGCGCCTGCTTGCGGGAAGCCGCGCCAAGGCGATGGTGACCGGCCTTTGGAACCGCGCGGCCCATACCATGGTGCGCGACTGGATCGCCCGGCACGATACCCCCGCAACCGTCTATCACCTGCATGGCTGGTCGCAGATTCTTTCGCCTTCGGTGTTCGGCGCGCTCGATCCGGTACGCGAACGCCTCGTCATCTCCGCGCACGACTTTTTCCTCGCCTGCCCCAACGGCGCGTTCGCCTGGCTCAAGTCGGGCGAGGTATGTCCGCATGTCCCGCTTTCCCGCGCCTGCCTTTCCACCCCCTGCGACCGCGACGGCAGTGCCCGTAAGCTGTGGCGCAGCGCGCGCCAGGTGGTGCAGCGCCGCGCCTACCGGCCGCGCTCTTCGCCGCCAGTGCTCGCCATTCACGAAGGCATGCGCGATTTCCTTACCCGGGCGGGTATCCCGGCCGGATCGATCATCGCCCTGCCCAATCCGGTCGAACCCTTCTCATCCCGGCGTATTGCGGCCGAGCACAACCGCGAAATCCTGTTTGTCGGCCGTCTGGAAGAAACCAAAGGCGCCGATCTAGCGGCGCAGGCAGCCGCACGTGTGGGGGCCGAACTTACCGTGGTGGGCGAAGGTCCGCTGGCCGATCGCATCCGCCAGATTCATCCCCGAGCCCGCCTCATGGGGCGGCGCAGCCCTGCCGAAATTCGCGATCTTGCCGCCAATGCTCGAATGCTGGTCATGCCCAGTCGCTACCCGGAGCCTTTCGGCCTGGTGGCGATCGAAGCGGCATGGAGCGGTCTGCCGGTGATCCTGGCCCAGACCGCACTGCTCAGTGACGATCTCGTCGCATCGGGCGCCGGCATCGCCGTCGATCCGCGCAACGTCGATGCGTTCGCCGATGCCATTCGCACGATCCTTGAGGACGACGCCTTGACGCGCACAATGAGCGAGGCGGCGTTTATCCGCACCACGTCCCTGGCACTGACACCGTCTGCATGGATCGATCGCCTGGACGCCATCTTTGATGAGAGGTTCACAATGGCAGCAGGCGATATCCCCATGGCGCTTGAACAACGCCTGCAGGCAAACCGATAG
- a CDS encoding sugar transferase, translated as MQTAKAQVARREATLHRSPGCSSGKADDQSLADWGHQIVMRAFDLAVSALALLLFLPLLLLVALAVRLTSYGPVLFVQQRIGRDGKQFPCLKFRSMVVDARERLETLLSSSEEARQEWARDQKLRSDPRITPIGRILRKTSLDELPQLLNVLFGHMSVVGPRPIVEGEVARYGHRFGAYCSVRPGLTGLWQVSGRNEVSYDTRVRLDAFYALRKSLVYDFAICLRTVPAVLASRGCY; from the coding sequence ATGCAGACCGCGAAAGCGCAGGTCGCCCGAAGGGAAGCGACGCTGCATCGCTCCCCTGGCTGTTCCTCCGGCAAGGCTGACGACCAGAGTCTTGCAGACTGGGGACACCAGATCGTGATGAGGGCTTTCGATCTTGCGGTTTCCGCGCTCGCGCTGCTGTTGTTCCTGCCGCTGCTGTTGCTCGTCGCCCTGGCCGTCCGGCTAACCAGCTATGGTCCGGTTCTCTTCGTCCAGCAGCGCATTGGCCGGGATGGAAAGCAGTTCCCCTGCCTTAAATTCCGTTCGATGGTGGTCGATGCCCGCGAACGGCTGGAAACACTGCTTTCCAGCTCGGAAGAAGCGCGGCAGGAATGGGCACGCGACCAGAAACTGCGCAGCGACCCCCGCATCACCCCGATCGGCCGCATCCTGCGCAAGACCAGCCTCGATGAACTGCCACAGCTCCTGAACGTCCTGTTCGGCCATATGAGCGTGGTCGGCCCGCGCCCGATCGTAGAGGGTGAAGTCGCTCGCTACGGGCACCGCTTCGGCGCGTACTGCTCCGTCCGGCCCGGGCTGACCGGCCTTTGGCAGGTAAGCGGGCGCAACGAAGTCAGCTATGACACAAGGGTACGGCTCGACGCTTTCTACGCCCTGCGCAAGTCGCTGGTCTATGACTTCGCAATCTGCCTGCGAACGGTTCCAGCCGTGCTTGCTTCACGCGGATGTTATTGA